One Aneurinibacillus migulanus genomic region harbors:
- a CDS encoding DUF1450 domain-containing protein yields MSNEFRVCDECKMINIKTLVPRLKEIDATAHMELGCQSYCGIGFKKHFAVVNGRYLTALTEDQLVEKVKKHLTR; encoded by the coding sequence ATGAGCAATGAATTTCGTGTATGCGATGAATGCAAAATGATTAACATAAAAACGCTGGTACCCCGGCTAAAAGAAATCGATGCGACGGCCCATATGGAACTCGGCTGCCAGTCTTACTGTGGCATTGGCTTCAAGAAGCACTTTGCAGTAGTGAATGGTCGCTATCTTACCGCGCTGACAGAAGATCAATTAGTTGAGAAGGTAAAGAAGCATCTTACAAGGTAA